One window from the genome of Haemorhous mexicanus isolate bHaeMex1 chromosome 22, bHaeMex1.pri, whole genome shotgun sequence encodes:
- the LHX1 gene encoding LIM/homeobox protein Lhx1, which translates to MVHCAGCKRPILDRFLLNVLDRAWHVKCVQCCECKCNLTEKCFSREGKLYCKNDFFRCFGTKCAGCAQGISPSDLVRRARSKVFHLNCFTCMMCNKQLSTGEELYIIDENKFVCKEDYLNNSNTAKENSLHSATTGSDPSLSPDSQDPSQDDAKDSESANVSDKETGSNENDDQNLGAKRRGPRTTIKAKQLETLKAAFAATPKPTRHIREQLAQETGLNMRVIQVWFQNRRSKERRMKQLSALGARRHAFFRSPRRMRPLVDRLEPGELIPNGPFSFYGDYQSEYYGPGSNYDFFPQGPPSSQAQTPVDLPFVPSSGPSGTPLGAMDHPLPGHHPSSEAQRFTDIMSHPPGDSPSPEPNLPGSLHSMSAEVFGPSPPFSSISVNGGANYGNHLSHPPEMNEAAVW; encoded by the exons ATGGTTCACTGTGCAGGCTGCAAAAGGCCGATCTTGGACCGGTTTTTGTTGAATGTACTGGACAGGGCTTGGCATGTGAAGTGTGTTCAGTGCTGTGAATGTAAATGCAATTTGACAGAGAAATGCTTTTCGCGAGAAGGCAAGCTTTACTGCAAAAACGACTTCTTTCG GTGTTTCGGGACCAAGTGCgcgggctgtgcccagggcatcTCCCCCAGCGACCTGGTCCGCAGGGCGCGGAGCAAAGTGTTCCACTTGAACTGTTTTACGTGTATGATGTGTAACAAGCAACTCTCCACCGGCGAGGAGCTCTACATCATAGACGAGAACAAGTTTGTCTGCAAAGAAGATTACCTAAATAACAGCAATACTGCCAAAGAAAACAGCCTGCATTCAG CCACCACCGGCAGTGACCCCAGCCTGTCCCCCGACTCTCAAGACCCCTCCCAGGACGACGCCAAGGACTCGGAAAGCGCCAACGTGTCCGACAAGGAGACGGGGAGCAACGAAAACGACGACCAGAACCTGGGGGCCAAGCGGCGGGGACCCCGCACCACCATCAAAGCCAAACAGCTAGAGACTCTGAAAGCCGCCTTCGCggccaccccaaaacccacccggcacatcagggagcagctggcacaggagaCCGGCCTCAACATGAGGGTCATCCAG GTGTGGTTCCAGAACCGGCGCTCCAAGGAGCGGCGGATGAAGCAGCTGAGCGCGCTGGGCGCCCGGCGACACGCGTTCTTCCGCAGCCCGCGCCGGATGCGGCCGCTCGTGGACCGGCTGGAGCCCGGCGAGCTCATCCCCAACGGGCCCTTCTCCTTCTACGGAG ATTATCAGAGCGAGTATTACGGCCCTGGAAGCAATTACGATTTCTTCCCGCAAGGACCGCCTTCGTCTCAAGCGCAGACCCCCGTGGATCTCCCGTTCGTGCCCTCCTCGGGGCCGTCAGGGACCCCGCTGGGGGCCATGGACCACCCCCTGCCCGGACATCACCCCTCGAGTGAGGCTCAGCGCTTCACTGACATCATGTCGCACCCCCCGGGAGACTCGCCCAGCCCCGAACCCAACCTGCCCGGGTCCTTGCACTCCATGTCCGCAGAAGTTTTTGGCCCCAGCCCCCCATTTTCGTCGATATCCGTCAACGGTGGTGCTAACTACGGCAATCACTTGTCCCACCCTCCAGAGATGAACGAAGCAGCTGTGTGGTAG